One genomic segment of Hevea brasiliensis isolate MT/VB/25A 57/8 chromosome 3, ASM3005281v1, whole genome shotgun sequence includes these proteins:
- the LOC131178375 gene encoding uncharacterized protein LOC131178375 encodes MSIPSFQGKNDPDVYLEWERKVEAVFDCHHYSEEKKVKLAAVEFTDYALVWWDQVLISRRRNYEQSIATWGEMKTIMRKRFVPSHYYRELHQRLQRLTQGSKSVEDYHKEMEIAMIRANVEEDREATMARFLNGLNKEIAHIVELHHYVELEDMVHMAMKVERQLKSKSKFGGNAGTSSSWKSNWKKEDRENAVSKYKRNGKIIC; translated from the exons atgagcatcccttctttccaagggaaaaatgatccggatgtgtatcttgaatgggaaaggaaggtagaagctgtgtttgattgtcatcactattcagaggaaaagaaagtaaagttagcagcagtagaatttactgattatgctttggtatggtgggatcaagtgttgattagtagaaggagaaattatgagcaatcaattgcaacctggggtgagatgaaaactataatgaggaagagatttgttcctagtcattactatagagagctacatcagaggttacaaagattgactcaaggttctaaaagtgttgaagattatcataaagaaatggaaattgctatgattagagcaaatgtggaggaggatagagaagccaccatggctagattcttgaatgggctaaacaaggagattgctcatattgttgagttacatcactatgttgagttggaggatatggtccacatggctatgaaggtagaaaggcaacttaaaagcaagtcaaaatttggaggaaatgcaggtacttcttcatcttggaagtctaactggaagaaggaggatagggaaaatgctgttagcaaatataagagaaatg gcaaaattatatgctaa